The genomic interval GTCGGCCACCTCGTCGGTGGCCACCAGTTCCTCCACCGCCGCGACGGCGTCGTCCGTGACGACCCGGTCGAGCGTGCGGTCCTCGTCGTCGACGTCGTGGTCGGCGAGCCGGTTCTCGTACAGGAGCGTTGCGATGCCTTCGCTGGCGAGGCCCCACGCGACGTCCTTCAGAATCTTCGACGCGCCGGCGGTCCCGTCCGGGTCGTGGATACCCGCGCCGTGGACGAGCAGGACGGCCGGGAACGGTCCGGCCCCGTCGGGAACAGCGAGGAGCGCGTCGAGCGAGACGTCGCCAGCGTCGACGGTTACGGTCCGCTCGGTGAACGCGCTCTCGTCGACGTAGTCCGGAACGTCGTACTCCGGTGTGAACGAGAGTGTCGTAACCCCGCCGTCGGTGACACCGAGGGCGACGTGCGCGGACCCGTCGCCGAACCGGAGTTCGACGGTCGCCTCGTCCCCGTCGACGCTCACCCCGCCGACGGCCTCGAACTCGCCGTACTGGGAATGCAGCCCACGCCGATACTGCAGGAGCGCCTCCTCGGCGTCCATCGGGCCGTCCGCGAACTCGTCCGGGAACGAGTCGACGACCGACGCGACACCGTCCTCGGTGAGGAGGGCCACCGCGTCGTCGACTGTCTCGTCTCCGACGAACCGCGTCGCGAACGCCCGGCCCGTCGCTTCGGTGTCGCTGGTGGGGGGCATCGTTCGTGTCGTGATAGCTGTCCGGCACGTTGATAGCTTCCCTGGTGTGACCGTACCGTCCGAAGACGTCCGAGTCGATACGGCCGCCTCGACGGAGGCTCGCCGTGCGACGGTCACGGGCGAATTCGACAGGATTAGGCTGGCCGAAAAATCGCAACGACTTTGTTTCTTTAGGTTGGCCTAAATCATATGGCAGGAGACGGGAGCGGCCACGACGGCCCCACACGACGCGACCTCGTCAAGTACGGCAGTGCGGTCGTCGCGGGGGGGTTCCTCGCCGGTTGTACTGGGGGGAGCGACGGCGATTCGACCAGTACCGAGACGGAGAACGGTGCGGTGCCGTCAGATTCGACGCCCTCCGACTCGTCGACGACGATGTCAGAGGCGACGAGCACCGACGGCGAGGGGACGACCACGGAGGGGTCGTACTCGGTCACGATGGAACCGGTCGGGACGGTCGAGTTCGACGCCGTCCCGGAGACGTGGGTCCCGTTCACGGGTGACTACGCCGACATGGGTGTCGCGCTCGGTCAGGCCGACGGACTCGCCGCTATCGGTGTCAAAGCGCGGTTCGGGTCGCACCTGTACGAGGAGCTGCCCGGTGTCTCGGTGGACGAGGGTCGTCTCACGGCGCTCTACGAGGGCGGGACCGGGAAGGAGGTGTTCTACGAACTCGACGCCGACGTCCACGTCGTCGACCCGAACTTCATGGTCGAACGGCTCCAGTGGAGTCAGAGCGACGTCGACGAGATACGCGAGAACGTCGCGCCGTTCGTCGGGAACACCACCTTCACCCGCGTCTACGACTGGCACGACTACGACTACTACACGATGTACGAGGCGTTCGAGAAGCTGGCCCAGCTGTTCCAGCAACGGGAGCGCTACGAGGCGTTCTCGCGGCTTCACGACGAGGTACTCTCCGACGTCCGGTCGCGTCTGCCCGAGGAGACGCCCGATATCGCCATCCTCTACCCCGCCGACGTCCCGCCGAACGCGTTCTACCCGTACCTCGTCGGCGAGGGGACCGCCTCGAAGCACTGGCGGGACCTGCGGGTCGGCGACGCGCTGGCGGCGAACGGTATCACGGACGCTCAGGCGGGCGGGTCCACGGTCGACTACGAGACCCTGCTGGAGGTCGACCCGGACGCCATCGCCGTCCGCCTCCAGGGGGAGGTGACGCAGGAGTACGTCGACGAGAACGTCGTCTCGTACATGGAGGACCACGACGTCGCCAGCGACCTCCGGGCCGTCCAGGACGACCGCGTCGTCTACGGCGGTCTGACCTATCAGGGACCCATCGTCCACCTGTTCCAGCTCGAGATGGCCGCACAGGGGCTCTACACCGACGAGTTCGGCGACGAGGAGCTGTTCGACCGACAGCGCGTCGCGGACATCGTCACCGGCGCGACCCTGGGATGAGTGGTATCGCTCCCTCGACTGGCGTCGATAGCGGGACCAGAACCGAGCCATGAGCAGACGACCCCAGTGCAGACGCGCGACGCTCTCGGTCTGGGTGTACCGGCAGGTGTTCGGCAGCGAGGCGGCGTCCGCCGAGGGCGGCGACGACGAGGGCGGAGAGGACGAGTCGAACGGTCGGGAGTGAGAACGCTCGGCAGTCGCGTCGTCGGTCACCGTACCACCGACTCGCCCCGAAACGCACTGCTGATTACTCGGGGCGCCGTGGAGCACACGTGCGCCACCAGACCTACGGCAAACTCGCCGCGCTCGCGTTCGGCCTGATACTGGTGAGCTTCGTCGTCCTCGGGACGACCCGCGGGTTCGTCGGATTCCGGACGGCGCGACTGCTCGCCGCGCCGACGACGTTCCTCGCGGCGGCGCTCGTCGTCTTCCTGTTCGTCCGCGGACTGCTCGCGTGGACGGGGCTCGCGGAACTCGATTAAAGACGGTCTTAACTGGCGAGCCACTGCCGGCGAAAGCATCAAAACCCGGTTTGAGCCTTGGGAAGGAGTTTAGTTACATCAACAGTAGGTGCGAGCAATGAGTCTACTGCCGCTTCGCGGCGAGTCCAGCGCCGACCCGGACGAGCCGCGGGTGGTCGGTCTCGCGGGCGAGGAGGCCGACGAGACGTTCGAGGTGCTCTCGTCGGGGACGACGCGTGAGGTGCTGGCCGCACTGTACGAGGAGGCGTCGACACCGTCGGAGATTCGCGACCACATCGGCACGTCACTCCAGAACGTCCACTACCACCTCGGCAAGCTGGAGGACGCCGACCTCATCGAACCGGCGGGAGTCGGCTACTCCGAGAAGGGCACCGAGATGACCGTCTACGCGCCGACGAGCGAGGCGGTGGTCCTGTTCGCCGGTCGGCGCGACGACCGCTCGCGACTCCGCTCGATGCTCTCGCGCGTGTTCGGCGTCGTCGTCGCGCTCGGTGCCGGGACCGCCGCCCTCCGGTGGTTCCTCCAGGAGCAGACGAATCGGGCACTCGGCGGTGACGACTCCGCCTCGCAGAGCGCCGAGTACGGTGACGGCGGTACGGGCGGCGGCGCAGCGAGCGGCGGGAGTGGCGCGGACGCGAGCGGTGCTGGCGACGCAGCGACGACCAGAGTGGCCGAGAGCACCCAACAGGCGACCAGTGGCGGTGGCGGCGGTGGCGTCTCCATCGCGTCGAACGACGGCGCGGCGACCACGGGCGCTCCGGAGGCCACCGGCGGGACCGCCGACGGTGGCGCAGCGACGACGAGTCCCGATACCGTCACCGAGACGCTCCAGCGGACGACGGAGGTCGCCGCCGGCCAGGACGCGACGACGGTCCCCCAGCAGGTCGCCCACACCCTCGCATCAGAGCCGGCGCTCGCGTTCCTCCTCGGCGGCGTGTTCGTGCTCTGTCTCGTCGGCGCGGTCTGGTACACGACGCGGTGAGTGTGGCA from Halomarina salina carries:
- a CDS encoding ArsR/SmtB family transcription factor, whose protein sequence is MSLLPLRGESSADPDEPRVVGLAGEEADETFEVLSSGTTREVLAALYEEASTPSEIRDHIGTSLQNVHYHLGKLEDADLIEPAGVGYSEKGTEMTVYAPTSEAVVLFAGRRDDRSRLRSMLSRVFGVVVALGAGTAALRWFLQEQTNRALGGDDSASQSAEYGDGGTGGGAASGGSGADASGAGDAATTRVAESTQQATSGGGGGGVSIASNDGAATTGAPEATGGTADGGAATTSPDTVTETLQRTTEVAAGQDATTVPQQVAHTLASEPALAFLLGGVFVLCLVGAVWYTTR
- a CDS encoding dienelactone hydrolase family protein, whose amino-acid sequence is MPPTSDTEATGRAFATRFVGDETVDDAVALLTEDGVASVVDSFPDEFADGPMDAEEALLQYRRGLHSQYGEFEAVGGVSVDGDEATVELRFGDGSAHVALGVTDGGVTTLSFTPEYDVPDYVDESAFTERTVTVDAGDVSLDALLAVPDGAGPFPAVLLVHGAGIHDPDGTAGASKILKDVAWGLASEGIATLLYENRLADHDVDDEDRTLDRVVTDDAVAAVEELVATDEVADGSVVVAGHSQGGMCAPRIAARHGDIAGVVVLDGRAESTLDPDDLAFMRYEFEPDGDLSEEQEAQLDEDRETARRIREGEFEDDETLWGRPGTWHRSVLDYDPAATASGLDCPSFVAKTGRADEDLQPELAAWFRREVGKWRDAPLPNGSRVEFYEGLDHFFQSGYAPWSPLGLYFGGNVAPVVAADLAEWVHGVAGR
- a CDS encoding ABC transporter substrate-binding protein, producing MAGDGSGHDGPTRRDLVKYGSAVVAGGFLAGCTGGSDGDSTSTETENGAVPSDSTPSDSSTTMSEATSTDGEGTTTEGSYSVTMEPVGTVEFDAVPETWVPFTGDYADMGVALGQADGLAAIGVKARFGSHLYEELPGVSVDEGRLTALYEGGTGKEVFYELDADVHVVDPNFMVERLQWSQSDVDEIRENVAPFVGNTTFTRVYDWHDYDYYTMYEAFEKLAQLFQQRERYEAFSRLHDEVLSDVRSRLPEETPDIAILYPADVPPNAFYPYLVGEGTASKHWRDLRVGDALAANGITDAQAGGSTVDYETLLEVDPDAIAVRLQGEVTQEYVDENVVSYMEDHDVASDLRAVQDDRVVYGGLTYQGPIVHLFQLEMAAQGLYTDEFGDEELFDRQRVADIVTGATLG